A genomic segment from Legionella quinlivanii encodes:
- the coaBC gene encoding bifunctional phosphopantothenoylcysteine decarboxylase/phosphopantothenate--cysteine ligase CoaBC, with the protein MQDFEDKKILLGVCGGIAAYKSAYLVRELTRLGAEVQVVMTRAATEFISPMTFQALSGKEVRMDLFDPQAERSMGHIELARWADYLVIAPATANCLARMAQGLADDLLSTLYLVANIPVLVCPAMNHSMWDHPATRDNCELLRQRGVVFVGPDEGEQACGEFGPGRMAEATAVISSLRLLKVRRLLAGQHVLITAGPTREALDPVRYISNHSSGRMGYALAEAACMAGAQVVLISGPTDLPRPSNIECHRVISAKEMFDKVMEHLKPGTLFIGCAAVADYSPVTAASQKIKKQQGQKPVIELELNPDILSRVAQSKKAGLVMGFAAETNNLIENARQKLKNKQLDLIVANQVGNGLGFDRLENEVVVISQKEEIHLPLNNKQRLAADLIAILASTLQNVASSEVSGDN; encoded by the coding sequence ATGCAAGATTTTGAAGATAAAAAAATACTGTTAGGTGTTTGCGGGGGTATTGCCGCCTATAAATCTGCTTATTTAGTTCGTGAACTGACCCGACTGGGTGCAGAGGTGCAGGTGGTGATGACCAGAGCCGCCACAGAATTTATTTCTCCCATGACCTTTCAAGCCCTAAGCGGCAAAGAAGTACGCATGGATTTATTCGATCCACAAGCTGAACGTTCAATGGGACACATTGAATTGGCACGTTGGGCCGATTATTTAGTCATTGCACCGGCGACCGCGAATTGTTTGGCCAGGATGGCTCAGGGGCTGGCTGATGATTTACTTTCGACGCTGTATCTGGTGGCCAATATTCCTGTCCTTGTATGCCCGGCAATGAATCACAGTATGTGGGATCATCCGGCGACTCGTGATAACTGCGAGCTGTTGAGGCAGCGTGGCGTGGTTTTTGTCGGACCCGATGAAGGAGAGCAGGCCTGTGGAGAGTTTGGCCCGGGAAGAATGGCAGAGGCAACGGCTGTAATCAGCAGTTTACGCCTGCTGAAAGTTCGCCGGCTCCTGGCAGGGCAACATGTCCTTATCACCGCGGGTCCCACCCGGGAAGCCCTGGATCCGGTACGATACATCAGTAATCACAGTTCTGGACGTATGGGCTATGCGCTGGCTGAAGCGGCCTGCATGGCAGGAGCTCAGGTCGTATTGATCAGCGGACCTACTGATTTGCCGCGTCCATCCAATATCGAATGCCATCGGGTCATTTCTGCCAAAGAAATGTTTGACAAGGTAATGGAGCATTTAAAACCAGGAACTTTATTTATTGGATGCGCTGCAGTGGCTGATTATTCCCCTGTAACTGCGGCTTCGCAAAAAATCAAGAAGCAGCAGGGCCAAAAGCCAGTTATTGAATTAGAGCTTAATCCGGATATTTTAAGCCGTGTTGCGCAGTCTAAAAAGGCGGGGTTGGTGATGGGCTTTGCCGCTGAAACTAATAACCTGATCGAAAACGCCAGGCAAAAGCTGAAAAATAAGCAACTTGACTTAATTGTGGCAAATCAGGTGGGGAACGGCTTAGGGTTTGATCGTCTGGAAAATGAAGTAGTGGTTATCTCGCAAAAAGAAGAAATCCATTTGCCCTTGAATAATAAACAGCGATTGGCTGCTGATCTTATTGCAATACTGGCTTCAACTCTTCAAAATGTCGCCTCATCTGAAGTTTCTGGAGATAACTGA
- the dut gene encoding dUTP diphosphatase, giving the protein MEHAIQLKILDPRLGNSIPLPSYATEGSAGLDLRVCIDEPMQIAGGETVLLPTGLAIYIANPQLAAVILPRSGLGHKHGIVLGNLVGLIDSDYQGELKISCWNRNQEHFTVNPGERIAQLVFLPVVQCQFKLVDAFIETPRGEGGFGSSGRG; this is encoded by the coding sequence ATGGAACACGCAATTCAACTTAAAATCCTGGATCCCCGTCTTGGGAACAGTATCCCGTTGCCATCGTATGCCACTGAAGGGTCTGCTGGTCTTGATTTACGGGTCTGTATCGATGAACCTATGCAAATTGCTGGCGGTGAGACGGTTCTTTTGCCAACCGGCCTGGCTATTTACATCGCAAATCCGCAATTGGCAGCTGTTATTCTGCCTCGTTCTGGTTTAGGACATAAACACGGTATTGTGCTGGGTAATCTCGTAGGGCTTATTGATTCTGATTATCAGGGGGAATTAAAAATTTCTTGCTGGAACCGTAATCAGGAGCATTTTACTGTGAATCCTGGCGAACGTATTGCACAATTGGTTTTCTTGCCAGTTGTTCAGTGCCAGTTTAAATTGGTGGATGCTTTTATCGAAACCCCACGCGGTGAGGGCGGTTTTGGCAGCTCAGGGAGAGGCTGA
- a CDS encoding phosphomannomutase/phosphoglucomutase yields the protein MPYVEKEVSPLVFRAYDIRGVIDENFNEDAFYSIGKALSVRMKALNRSSIFLARDGRLTSERLAEALKCGLLGSGIDVIELGAVSSPVLYYATHLPQADSGLIVTASHNPAEYNGIKMVLAGKTLTKSEIMDLYQIIQNGQYIEGQGKSSFLNILDAYADLVVSNVHVARPFKIVVDCGNGIAGPLVPKVLERLGCEVIPLHCEVDGHFPNHHPDPTIEENLTELKDTIRKHQADIGLAFDGDADRLGVITETGEMIWPDRLMMFYARDLLKKTKNATIVFDVKCSSFLTRIIEQGDGVAQMCPTGHSIVKSVMEEKGAILAGEMSGHLFFKDRWFGFDDALYSACRLLELLSQSPLSPSQQFAQIPISVNTPEIKIPMAEKDKFLFMQEFEKKAEFPKGRVIGIDGLRVEFSNGWGLLRASNTTPCLIARFEAEDENALELIKTLFRKQINQINPGLELPF from the coding sequence ATGCCTTATGTTGAAAAAGAAGTAAGCCCGCTGGTATTTCGTGCTTACGATATTCGCGGCGTGATTGATGAAAATTTTAATGAGGATGCTTTTTATAGCATTGGAAAAGCACTCAGCGTACGCATGAAAGCTTTGAATCGCAGCAGTATTTTTCTTGCTCGTGATGGACGCCTGACCAGTGAGCGTCTGGCAGAAGCATTAAAATGCGGTCTGCTTGGCAGCGGAATCGATGTGATTGAACTCGGGGCGGTATCCAGCCCTGTGCTGTACTATGCCACTCATCTGCCGCAAGCGGATTCGGGCCTCATTGTGACTGCAAGTCATAATCCAGCCGAATATAATGGGATTAAAATGGTCCTGGCGGGTAAAACGCTGACCAAATCTGAAATCATGGATTTATACCAAATCATCCAGAATGGCCAATACATAGAGGGACAGGGGAAAAGCTCTTTCCTGAATATTCTGGATGCCTATGCCGATCTGGTTGTTTCAAATGTGCATGTCGCTCGGCCATTCAAAATAGTTGTGGATTGTGGCAATGGTATCGCAGGCCCGCTTGTCCCCAAAGTTTTGGAACGCCTGGGTTGTGAGGTGATTCCTCTGCATTGTGAGGTAGATGGCCATTTTCCCAATCATCACCCCGATCCCACTATTGAAGAAAATTTAACAGAGTTAAAGGATACGATCAGAAAGCATCAGGCTGATATTGGGCTGGCCTTTGATGGGGATGCGGATCGTCTGGGGGTAATTACCGAAACAGGGGAAATGATCTGGCCCGATCGTCTGATGATGTTTTACGCTCGCGATCTATTGAAGAAAACGAAAAATGCGACCATCGTTTTTGATGTGAAATGTTCTTCGTTTTTAACCCGGATTATCGAACAGGGTGACGGTGTGGCGCAAATGTGTCCGACTGGCCATTCAATCGTTAAGTCAGTGATGGAAGAAAAAGGGGCTATTCTGGCTGGCGAGATGAGCGGGCATTTGTTCTTCAAAGATCGCTGGTTTGGCTTTGATGATGCTTTATACAGCGCCTGCCGCTTGCTGGAGCTCTTAAGTCAAAGCCCGCTAAGTCCCAGTCAGCAGTTTGCGCAAATCCCGATAAGTGTCAATACGCCGGAAATTAAAATCCCAATGGCAGAAAAAGACAAATTTCTGTTTATGCAGGAGTTTGAAAAGAAAGCAGAATTTCCGAAAGGGCGCGTTATAGGAATCGATGGCCTACGAGTGGAGTTTTCAAATGGATGGGGTTTATTAAGAGCTTCCAATACCACCCCTTGTCTGATTGCAAGATTCGAGGCGGAGGATGAAAATGCTCTGGAACTAATTAAAACGCTGTTTCGTAAACAGATTAATCAGATTAATCCGGGATTGGAGTTACCTTTTTAA
- a CDS encoding ammonium transporter, producing MDHGNIAWMLISCALVMLMTPGLAFFYSGLSPVRNTLNTIKMSFICLAIIPLIWAVFGYSLVYGGSSQWLGNFDYLGLAGLFSAENKSLPIPIPLFMLFQMMFAVVSPAIISGALVGRMKFSSYILFVLFWTILVYIPLAHWVWGVNGWLAQIGAIDFAGGIVVHISAGFSALIAAIILGPRIGLSQQKNRPHNIPFVVLGASMLWFGWFGFNAGSASAANDLAICAAITTMLAASSAVTTWTLLLWARGKRPSAVGASAAAVIGLVAVTPASGFVTPMGAIVIGSITAIIAQFCLDFLNRFEKVDDAADVFVCHGISGVIGSVLTGVFATVTMNSAGKNGLLAGNTMLIVYQLIAVIVAIVISILGTALILFTLKRLINIRSTPEEEIQGVDIIEHGEKAYDHTLSP from the coding sequence ATGGATCATGGAAATATAGCCTGGATGCTAATATCCTGTGCTCTGGTAATGTTGATGACGCCTGGCCTTGCCTTTTTTTACTCTGGTTTAAGTCCAGTACGAAACACTTTGAATACAATCAAAATGAGTTTTATTTGTCTGGCAATCATCCCGCTTATCTGGGCGGTTTTTGGGTATTCTTTAGTTTATGGCGGGAGTAGTCAATGGCTGGGAAATTTTGATTACCTGGGGCTCGCGGGTTTATTTTCTGCGGAAAATAAGAGTCTGCCTATTCCCATCCCGCTGTTTATGTTATTTCAAATGATGTTCGCAGTCGTTTCTCCGGCCATTATTTCCGGTGCGCTGGTGGGGCGGATGAAATTCAGCAGCTACATTTTATTTGTGCTTTTTTGGACCATTCTTGTTTATATTCCCTTGGCGCACTGGGTTTGGGGTGTTAATGGGTGGTTAGCCCAGATAGGCGCCATCGATTTTGCCGGAGGGATTGTAGTTCATATCAGTGCCGGATTTTCTGCATTGATTGCCGCTATTATTCTTGGGCCAAGAATAGGTCTATCGCAGCAAAAAAATCGCCCTCATAATATCCCTTTTGTGGTTCTTGGTGCTTCAATGTTATGGTTTGGCTGGTTTGGATTTAACGCAGGCTCTGCCTCCGCTGCCAATGATTTAGCTATTTGCGCAGCCATTACCACAATGCTGGCTGCAAGCTCCGCGGTTACTACCTGGACGTTGCTATTATGGGCGCGCGGAAAAAGGCCTTCTGCAGTGGGTGCATCGGCTGCCGCGGTGATTGGCCTCGTGGCTGTCACGCCTGCATCAGGCTTCGTTACCCCTATGGGGGCCATCGTTATTGGCAGTATTACGGCAATCATTGCGCAGTTTTGCCTGGATTTCCTCAATCGTTTCGAAAAGGTCGATGATGCGGCGGATGTTTTTGTCTGTCATGGCATCTCGGGTGTAATTGGTTCTGTTTTGACAGGCGTATTTGCCACGGTAACTATGAACTCCGCTGGTAAGAACGGTTTGCTGGCGGGAAACACTATGCTGATAGTCTACCAGTTGATAGCAGTCATTGTTGCGATTGTCATCTCAATACTTGGCACGGCATTAATTCTTTTTACTTTAAAAAGGCTGATTAACATCCGATCAACCCCCGAGGAAGAAATTCAAGGAGTAGATATCATTGAGCACGGCGAAAAGGCTTATGATCATACGCTTTCACCCTGA